A part of Pirellulales bacterium genomic DNA contains:
- a CDS encoding proton-conducting transporter membrane subunit: protein MLLGIAWLLPLASFVLIVFFGRHMGSHGKGAAYVACGAIIGAFILSAISLGGWLGQHPVSAAQHEAATEVGTLAKAPVEGVAPTERAATPPVSYSGDWYTLAEVGKLKISIGWYIDALTVAMFCMVTLIASCIHVYAIGYMHDELHEVTDHEVKLSDGHHLVRPGRYHRFFQYLSLFSFSMLGLVISGNLAMTFVFWELVGICSYFLIGFYFERKSASNAANKAFIVNRVGDFGFIIGLMALFGALGTFTFGDTKDADGRVIALGIFSQIRSPENGYKLVPPDGMVKSAAGDKVAEIVQDHRQMGGDAAAQSEIASEMNDWRTDGLGYGLLVVAGLGIFCGCVGKSAQFPLQVWLPDAMEGPTPVSALVHSATMVAAGVYLVGRCYPVFTQEVLLVIAYVGCITLFIAA, encoded by the coding sequence ATGCTGCTAGGAATCGCGTGGCTATTGCCGCTTGCGTCGTTTGTGTTGATTGTGTTTTTTGGCCGGCACATGGGCTCGCATGGCAAGGGGGCGGCTTATGTTGCGTGTGGCGCCATCATTGGGGCGTTCATATTATCGGCGATCTCGCTGGGCGGTTGGCTGGGTCAGCATCCGGTTTCTGCAGCCCAGCATGAGGCTGCCACCGAAGTTGGCACGCTGGCGAAAGCTCCTGTGGAAGGCGTGGCACCGACCGAGCGCGCCGCCACTCCGCCGGTTTCTTACAGCGGCGATTGGTACACGCTGGCCGAGGTGGGAAAGCTGAAAATCAGCATCGGTTGGTACATCGATGCTTTGACGGTGGCCATGTTCTGCATGGTCACGCTGATTGCTTCGTGCATTCACGTTTACGCCATCGGTTACATGCACGACGAACTGCACGAAGTGACGGATCATGAAGTGAAGCTTTCCGATGGCCATCACTTAGTACGGCCGGGACGCTACCATCGGTTTTTCCAGTATCTGTCGCTGTTTAGCTTCAGCATGCTGGGGTTGGTGATTTCCGGAAATTTGGCGATGACGTTCGTGTTTTGGGAACTGGTGGGAATTTGCTCGTATTTTTTGATCGGGTTTTATTTCGAGCGGAAAAGTGCTTCGAACGCGGCCAATAAAGCCTTTATTGTGAATCGCGTGGGAGATTTTGGGTTCATCATCGGCTTGATGGCGCTCTTCGGCGCGTTGGGCACGTTCACATTTGGCGATACGAAAGATGCAGACGGCCGAGTGATTGCCCTGGGCATTTTTAGTCAGATTCGGTCACCTGAAAACGGATACAAGCTGGTGCCGCCCGATGGCATGGTGAAGTCGGCCGCCGGCGACAAAGTGGCCGAAATCGTGCAGGATCATCGCCAAATGGGAGGCGATGCCGCCGCACAATCGGAAATTGCTTCGGAAATGAACGACTGGCGGACGGATGGCTTGGGCTACGGATTGCTGGTCGTGGCCGGCCTGGGCATTTTCTGTGGTTGTGTGGGTAAGAGCGCACAATTTCCGCTGCAGGTTTGGTTGCCTGACGCCATGGAAGGCCCGACGCCTGTTTCGGCTTTGGTGCATTCGGCCACAATGGTGGCTGCCGGCGTGTATTTGGTGGGCCGTTGCTACCCGGTGTTCACGCAGGAAGTGCTGTTGGTGATTGCCTATGTGGGCTGCATCACGCTATTTATTGCCGCG